CCAGAAGGGCGACAAGTTCACCGCGACCGTGGTGGGCCGCAGCCCGACCTACGACCTGGCCGTCCTCTACGTGAAGGGCGGCCCGTCGCTGCCGCCGGCCAGCCTCGGTTCGGCCCACCTGCTCCGGGTCGGCGACCAGGTCGTGGCCTTCGGGTCACCCCTCGGGCTGAGCAGCACCGTCACCTCGGGCATCGTCAGCGCGCTGAACCGTCCGGTCACCACCAGCGACTCGACCTCCGAGGCCTCGTCGTACATCAACGCGGTGCAGACCGATGCCGCGATCAACCCGGGCAACTCCGGTGGGCCGCTGGTGGATCTCTCCGGCCGCGTCGTCGGTGTGAACTCCGCGATCGCCACCACCGGCAGCAGCGGCACCGGTCAGTCGGGCAACATCGGGGTCGGCTTCGCCATCCCGATCGACCAGGTCAAGATCACCGCCGACCAGATCCTGCGCACCGGTGCGGCGCGCTATCCGGTGATCGGCGCCACCGTGAACACGTCCGGGGCCGGCGGGTCGGGTGCCCGGATCCTGGCGGTGACGAAGTCCAGCCCGGCCGCCCGAGCCGGGCTGCACAAGGGCGACGTGGTCACCGCCGTCGCCGGTGAGCCCGTGGCCGACGGGATCGCGCTGATCGTGGCGATCCGGGCGCACCAGCCCGGCGACACCGTGCCGTTCACGGTCCGCCGGGGCGGCTCCACGATGTCGGTGAGGATCACGCTGGGGTCTCAGGTCGGCTGACCTCCCACACACCGACTTGGACGATGCTTCTAAGGTGTCGTCGTGGCCAAGCCCTCCCGACGTGAAGCCGAAGCCGCGCGACGCGAGCGCGCGGCCCAGATCCAGCGCGAGCACCAGCAGCGCGAGCGCCGCCGGATCATGCTCGGCGTCGTCGTCGTCCTGCTGATCCTGATCGGCATCGGCTTCGGTGTCTACCGCGGCCTCCACAAGACCAAGCTGTCGGCGGACACCCAACAGATCCTGCCGGCCGCGGTGACCGGCCAGACGACCACCGAGACCAAGCCCAGCACGGTGGCCAACCCGACCAAGATCTCCGGCGTGATCGCCTACGACACGGCCGGCTACCCCGGCCCGGGTACGCCAGGGCCCGGCACCCTCTCCCACGACCACGTCACCGGCCCGGTCACCTACGCGGTGACCCCGCCGGTCGGTGGCGAGCACAACGCGATCTGGATGAACGCCGGCGTCTACACCAAGCCGGTGCCCTCCGAGCGGGCCGTGCACAACCTCGAGCACGGCGCCGTCTGGATCACCTACGACCCCGACCTCTCGGCCGCCAAGGTTCAGCAGCTGGTCGACTTCTTCGACAAGCAGACCATGATCTCGGAGTCGGGCGGCCGGTCCAACCGGTACGTCGACCTGAGTCCCTGGACCGACAACAGCCTGCCGAGCCCGATCATGATCAGCTCGTGGGGCTACCAGCTCGGTGTGGACAGCCCGACCGACCCGCGCCTCCAGCAGTTCGTGGACACCTTCCGCAACAGCAAGACCTACAGCCCGGAGTACGGCTCGCCCGTGGACGGCGTACCGGTGCAGACCGGTGGTCAGCCCGCGATCAACGGCTCGTCCAAGCCCAACCCCGCCGGCGCTGCCAACTGATCAGTCGACCTCGGTGGGCCGCTCGTCGGCGGCCGGCTCGGAGAACGGGTGCTGGTCCACGAAGGTCCGCGCCTCGTCGTACATCCGCTCGATGTAGGCCTCCAGCTGGCTGGCCTCGACCCGCCACTGGCCGCGGCCGCCGATCTTGATCGCCGCCAGGTCGCCGCGGCGCACCAGGGCGTAGACCTGCGCGCTGGAGGTGCTCAGGATCTCGGCGACGTCCGCGAGCGTGAGGAAGCGTGGCGTGGGAGCCATGGGGCCATCGTTGCACGAGTGACCGTCCGCCCGGGCCCGGCTCGAACGAGCCTGTGGAGGAGGGTGCACCGGAGGCCGGTTCTGGGGTGAGAATGGCGCGGTGAGCAGGACTCTCGGGAAGACTGACACGCCCTCAGGCAGCTTGCCGGCCTCGTCCGCGGCCATGGTGCCGGCCACCCGCGCCACCACGCCGGGCTGGCGCGACCCCCGGATGTGGGTCGGGATCGCGATCGTGGCCGCCTCGGTCGTGGTCGGGTCGCTGGTGCTCGGCGCCTCCGACGACACCGCGCCGGTCTGGGCCGCGGCCCGCACCATGGGCACCGGCCACGTGCTGACCGCGGACGACCTGACCGTACGCCGCGTGCACTTCGCCGACGCCTCGGACGCCGACCTCTACTACCCGGCCGGTCGGCCGCTCCCGGCCGACCTGCGGCTGGTGCACGGCGTGGGTGCCGGCGAGCTGCTGCCCCGGGGCGCCGTCGGCTCCGCCTCGGCCGGCGAGCTGCGGCAGGTGCCGGTCTCGGTCGCGGCCGACCAGGTGCCCGGCTCGGTCGCGGCCGGCGCCAGCGTCGACGTCTATCTTCGCCCGTCGTCGCGCGCCGGCTGCCAAGGCTCCCCGGTGTGCACCGGGCAGCCGGTCCTGTCCGGGGTCACCGTGCTCGAGGCGCCGCCTCCCGACCAGGAGTTCGGGGCTGGCGGTCAGCGGATGCTGGTGCTCGCGATGAGCAGCGGCGAGGCGCAGACGTTCTTCCGGCTCCTGGCCTCGGTCGACGACCCGGCGCTCACCGTGGTGGGCAGGGGCTGAGCGTGGTCGTCGTCCTGGTCGTCGCGGCCGGCGCCGCGTGGGAGTTCCCGCTGCTGGAGGTGCTCGGCGGCCGGTCCGGGGTGGTCGTGCTGAGGCGTTGTGTCGACGTCGAGGACCTGCTCGCGGCCAGCAGCGCCGGACGGGCCGACGCTGCCGTGGTCGCGCTCGACGCACCGGGGCTCGATCAGGCCGCCATGGATCTCCTGCGCCGCCACCAGGTGCGGGTCGTGGCCGTGTCCGGCCCCGGCTCGGCCGAGGCGGCCCGCACCCGCGCCTCGCGGATCGGCGTCGACGCCCTCACCGCGGCCGACGACCCCTCGGCGATCGCCGACCTGGTCGAGTCCGCCGACCCGCCGTTCGTCGTACCCGACGACGAGGACGACGATGCCCCGACCCCGGCCGAGGTGGGCCGGATCATCGCGGTCTGGGGGCCCGCCGGGGCACCCGGCCGGACGACGGTCGCGACCGCGGTCGCCACCGAGCTCGGCCGGCGCGGGGCACACACCACCCTGGTCGACGCCGACCCCTACGGTGGTGCCGTCGCCCAGCACCTCGGCGTGCTCGACGAGGTCTCGGGTCTGCTGTCGGCGGCCAGGCTGACCGGCGACGGTGCGCTGGAGGCCGGCTTCTCCTCGGTGCCGCGAGCGCTGCACGACCGGCTCGCCGTGGTCACGGGCCTGCCCCGGCCCGACCGCTACGCCGAGGTCCGGACCGGTGTGGTCGAGCACCTCCTCGAGGTGGCGGCCACGCGGGGTCACGTCGTCGCGGACACCGGCTTCAGCCTGGAGGACGAACGCATCGGCGACCTGACGAGTCGTCCCGGACGCAACGAGCTGACGCTGGGTGCGCTCGCCGTGGCCGACGAGGTGGTGGTCGTGGGCAGCGCCGACCCGGTCGGCCTCTCGCGGCTGGCCCGCGGGCTGGTCGACCTGCGCGAGCGGCGGGCCGGCGCCCCGGTGCGGGTCGTGGTCAACCGGATGCGCTCCAGCCTGGCGTGGTCCGAGCGCGAGATCGTGGGCATGGTCGAGGGCTTCGCGCGGCTGGCCGGGGTCCACTTCCTGCCCGACGACCGGGCGACGGCCGACCGGGCGCTGCTGACCGGCGCGAGCGTCGTCGAGTCCGCAGACACCGAGCTGTCCCGGGCCCTGCGCCCTCTCGTCGACGCGCTGGTGCCGTCGTCGGCGCCGTCACACCGCCGTGAGCGCGGCCGGCTGCGGCTGCGGCGATGACGCCTCAGAAGAGGCCGGTCACCCTGCCGTCCGCGTCGAGGTCGATGCGCTGGGCGTTCGGGTGCTTGGGCAGGCCCGGCATGGTCCGCATGTCACCGCAGATCGCGTAGACGTAGCCCGCGCCCGCGGCGAGCCGCACCTCGCGGACGGGGAGCCGCCATCCGACCGGCGCGCCGTGCAGCTGGGGATCGGAGCTGATCGAGAGGTGGGTCTTGGCGATCACCACCGGCAGCCCGCCGTACCCGAGGTCCTCGTACGACGCCAGCCCACGCGCTGCGGTCGGCGACAGGTCGATGCCGTCCGCGCCGTAGATCTGGGTGGCGACCGTCTCGATCTTCTCCACCAGCGGCATCGACAGCGGGTAGAGGTACTCGAACGACGAGCCCTTCTCGAGCTCCTCGAGCACGGTGTCGGCGAGGTCGGCCGCTCCCAGACCACCTTCGGCGGCGTGCCGGGCGGTGGCGCAGCGGACGCCGAGCCCTTCGCAGAGCTGCTGGATGACGGCGTGCTCGGAGGGGTGGTCCTGCGGGAAGGCGTTGATGGCGACGACCGGGATCACTCCGAACCGGCGCACGATGCCGATGTGGGCGGCCAGGTTGGCCAGCCCCGCGGTGACGTCGTCCGGGTTCTCCTCGAGCAGGGCCGGCGGAAGGTCCTTGCCGGGCTTGATGTCGTAGCGTCCCGAGTGCGCCTTCATCGCCCGGACCGTGGTCACGATCACGGCGACGTCGGGGATCAGGCCCTCGGAGCGGCACTTGACGTCGAAGAAGCGCTCGGCGCCCATGTCGGCGCCGAACCCGGCCTCGGTCACCACGATGTCGGCGTGGGCCAGCGCGATCTGGTCGGCGATCACCGACGAGGTGCCGGTGGCGATGTTGCCGAACGGGCCGCAGTGGATCAGCGCGGGTCCGCCCTCGAGCGTCTGCAGCAGGTTGGGCTTCAGGGCGTCCTTGAGGATCACGGCCATCGCACCGGCCGCGCCGAGGTCCTCGGCGGTGACCGGCTTCCCGGCCGCAGTGGTGCCGACGACGATCCGGCCGAGCCGCTGCCGGAGGTCCTCGAGCGAGGTGCTCAGCGTCAGGATCACCATCACCTCGCTCGCGGCGGTGATGTCGAACCCGCTCTCACGGGGGACGCCGTCCAGCCGGGGACCGAGGCCGATCACGACGTTGCGCAGGGCCCGGTCGTTGACGTCGATCACCCGACGCCAGGTCACGTTGCGCGGGTCGAGGCCGTCCGGGCTGCCGTGGTGCAGCTCGTTGTCGACCATGGCGGCGAGCAGGTTGTGGGCGGCCGTCACCGCATGGAAGTCACCGGTCAGGTGCAGGTTGATCCGCTCCATCGGGACGACCTGGCTGTAGCCACCGCCGGCCGCGCCGCCCTTGATGCCGAAGGTCGGACCCATGGACGGCTGCCGAAGGGTCACCACGGCCTTGGCGCCGCGGGCCACCAGCCCCTGGGTCAGCCCCACCGATGTGGTGGTCTTGCCCTCACCGAGCGGGGTCGGGGTCACGGCCGTCACCACGACGTACTTGGCGCGGTCACCGGACCTCGGGGCGCCGAGAGCGGTCAGCTCGATCTTGGCCACACCGCGGCCGTAGTGCTCGAGATGCTCCTCGTCGACCCCGAGGTCGGCGGCTACGTCGGAGATGGGGCGGAGGGTGGCGGCCTGGGCGATCTCCAGGTCGGACGGCATCGATGTGGGCATGGCATCGGACCCTAGTGATCACTTGCCTCCGTGGTAAGGGGCCGAAGGTCCGCTCAGGTCGAGAACAGGAGGTACAGCCCGCCGACGGTGAACGCGATCATCGCCGCCAGGAGCGGCAGCTGGCCGGTGAGCTGGTGCCGCTTCGGCAGCACCTTGATCGCCCGCTCGTGGGCGGCGACCACGCCGACGACGTGACCGGTCACCACCGCGGCCACCTTGCACTCGGCCAGGAACGTCGGGTGGTAGGACAGCCAATAGTTCACGGTCAGGCCGCCGGTGCCGAAGACGTTGCTGCCGTTGCCCAGAGGGTCGCTGGCCTGGATCAGGGTGTAGGTGCCGATCTCGACGAAGTAGCTCAGGTAGTGCGCCACGATGTAGCCGACGATGATCGGCACCAGTGAGTGGGCGAAGAGGCCGGGCAGCTGCCGCCGGGACTGACCGGGTACGACGCCGGTCGAGACGCACGCGATCCAGAAGACCAGGGCGACCCCGGCGCAGAAGCCGGCCAGGCCCAGGGTGTTCTGGAGCATGATCGGCGCGCCGTTGCCCTGGATGTAGACCAGCCACCGGGTGGACTCGCGGAAGGCGTCGAACGCCGTACTTCCGAAGAGCACCGCGACGACGGCGAGCAGGCCCGGCGTCGGCGGGGTCGCGTCGAGGTTGGCGAGCGGGCTGCGCACGATCAGGACGCCGTCCCGGCGGTCCCACACCGAGACCCGGGCGACCAGCGAGGAGTAGACCTCGAAGGGGTCGGCGTTCGCGTAGAAGGTGTTGCCGAACAAGGCGCCGCCCACCACCATCGCCGCGAGGTAGATCGCGCACCAGAGCGTGACCTGACCCAGCTCGGTGTTGTGGGTGTCGACCAGCTCGAACCACACGAACGCGAACAGGCCGAACGCGGCCGGCCACAGCCCGAGTCGTTGCGGGTAGGTGTAGAGGCCCGCGTCCGGCTCCGCACCGGTGACCCTGGCCAGTCCCGCGTTGATGGTCCGCCAGGGACTGATCGCGCGCCAGACCCGGCCGAACAGCAGGGAGGCCGGCACGAACCCGACCCAGATCCAGACGTAGAAGATCCCGAAGATCGGGTTGGTCAGCAGGTCCTTGCCGGCCAGCGCGACCAGGACGAGGTAGAGCAGTGCGACCAGTCCGACCGCGCGCAGCAGCGCCCGCCAGGCCGTGGAGTCCACGATGGCGACCAACCAGGTGGGCGCGGGTCGCCCGGTGGTCGCGGCGTCGTACCGCGGTGTGCGCCAGGCCAGGGCGAGGACCACGAACGACACGGCGACCGCCGCCGCCGCTCCGAGGATGGCGAGCTCCCGCGAGATCGGAAGGTCCTGCGCGCCGCCCAGGCCGTGC
This genomic window from Nocardioides cynanchi contains:
- a CDS encoding S1C family serine protease translates to MSDEQPGSDDTAPLAGSDGGSWLPPRVQPPPPLRDEITGYGGAPAAFGTGYPPPGPSTQPYGVPPAPPPPPRGRVPGWLWPVVCVLALLLGVVGGVAGGAAYESWHRHHTEGRLAGGLGEAGTVSKRPLPGNHSVAAVAQRLLPSTIQVLAAYQGKKDGATGSGFVLDSAGHYITNNHVVADAVANGGPIEIVDQKGDKFTATVVGRSPTYDLAVLYVKGGPSLPPASLGSAHLLRVGDQVVAFGSPLGLSSTVTSGIVSALNRPVTTSDSTSEASSYINAVQTDAAINPGNSGGPLVDLSGRVVGVNSAIATTGSSGTGQSGNIGVGFAIPIDQVKITADQILRTGAARYPVIGATVNTSGAGGSGARILAVTKSSPAARAGLHKGDVVTAVAGEPVADGIALIVAIRAHQPGDTVPFTVRRGGSTMSVRITLGSQVG
- a CDS encoding DUF3105 domain-containing protein, yielding MAKPSRREAEAARRERAAQIQREHQQRERRRIMLGVVVVLLILIGIGFGVYRGLHKTKLSADTQQILPAAVTGQTTTETKPSTVANPTKISGVIAYDTAGYPGPGTPGPGTLSHDHVTGPVTYAVTPPVGGEHNAIWMNAGVYTKPVPSERAVHNLEHGAVWITYDPDLSAAKVQQLVDFFDKQTMISESGGRSNRYVDLSPWTDNSLPSPIMISSWGYQLGVDSPTDPRLQQFVDTFRNSKTYSPEYGSPVDGVPVQTGGQPAINGSSKPNPAGAAN
- a CDS encoding helix-turn-helix domain-containing protein — its product is MAPTPRFLTLADVAEILSTSSAQVYALVRRGDLAAIKIGGRGQWRVEASQLEAYIERMYDEARTFVDQHPFSEPAADERPTEVD
- a CDS encoding AAA family ATPase, encoding MVVVLVVAAGAAWEFPLLEVLGGRSGVVVLRRCVDVEDLLAASSAGRADAAVVALDAPGLDQAAMDLLRRHQVRVVAVSGPGSAEAARTRASRIGVDALTAADDPSAIADLVESADPPFVVPDDEDDDAPTPAEVGRIIAVWGPAGAPGRTTVATAVATELGRRGAHTTLVDADPYGGAVAQHLGVLDEVSGLLSAARLTGDGALEAGFSSVPRALHDRLAVVTGLPRPDRYAEVRTGVVEHLLEVAATRGHVVADTGFSLEDERIGDLTSRPGRNELTLGALAVADEVVVVGSADPVGLSRLARGLVDLRERRAGAPVRVVVNRMRSSLAWSEREIVGMVEGFARLAGVHFLPDDRATADRALLTGASVVESADTELSRALRPLVDALVPSSAPSHRRERGRLRLRR
- a CDS encoding formate--tetrahydrofolate ligase, with the translated sequence MPTSMPSDLEIAQAATLRPISDVAADLGVDEEHLEHYGRGVAKIELTALGAPRSGDRAKYVVVTAVTPTPLGEGKTTTSVGLTQGLVARGAKAVVTLRQPSMGPTFGIKGGAAGGGYSQVVPMERINLHLTGDFHAVTAAHNLLAAMVDNELHHGSPDGLDPRNVTWRRVIDVNDRALRNVVIGLGPRLDGVPRESGFDITAASEVMVILTLSTSLEDLRQRLGRIVVGTTAAGKPVTAEDLGAAGAMAVILKDALKPNLLQTLEGGPALIHCGPFGNIATGTSSVIADQIALAHADIVVTEAGFGADMGAERFFDVKCRSEGLIPDVAVIVTTVRAMKAHSGRYDIKPGKDLPPALLEENPDDVTAGLANLAAHIGIVRRFGVIPVVAINAFPQDHPSEHAVIQQLCEGLGVRCATARHAAEGGLGAADLADTVLEELEKGSSFEYLYPLSMPLVEKIETVATQIYGADGIDLSPTAARGLASYEDLGYGGLPVVIAKTHLSISSDPQLHGAPVGWRLPVREVRLAAGAGYVYAICGDMRTMPGLPKHPNAQRIDLDADGRVTGLF